The DNA sequence GTCACATAGATACAAAATAAAGTGATCTTCATCAATTCCCACTTTGTAAAGATTGGCCGTCAATACTTTATATAAATTTTTCCCATCATTGTCACCTTTAATTTTCGTTCTTGGATCATTTTTATAATCAAGTAGAATACTCTGTAGTGATCTCTGGGTAAAATATTTGTCACCAATTAATTTTATGAAAATCGGGTCAGGTATATCAACAAGTTTTGTTTTTAAATATTTCTCTATACTTGGAATTGGTAAAAAGCACTTATGAAGATTTTTATACTCCTTTTTCTTGGATATTTCTTTTTTAACATCCCCATCATAAATGCTAATAATCCTTTTTCCAACACCAAGCGTGTTGTAAGTAATCATGTCATGATGAAGTTGTAGCATTTGATTACATCCACCTGCAGGTAATACACAAATAAGCTTACTATTTCCAAATCTATTATTTCTTATAACTTTTTCCACTAATGCTTTAGCCAACATATCTTCTACTAATAGCAAAAAATCAAAACCATTAGGGACATACAAATTTCTTATGGCATAATTAGGGTAACATGGGTTTGTACAAACAACATTTCCTCCATTATTTTCAAGTAAAAATATATTTTTGCTTGGAATACGATGTAATAATTCAGCTGAATGTGTTGAAAAATAAACAATTAATTCAGTGGATGATTTTTTTACAAGTCCATCAAGAATTTCAACAAGACGATCTATTGCACTCGGATGCAATGCAAGCTCAACTTCATCAATTAAAAAAAGCAGTTTGTCAGTTCCTGTATTCCTTACAACAAGATTATTTATAAAATCAATTAATGAAATCAACATACTTTCACCACTGCTCATTCTATACTGACTAATGTATTTATCTCCAATTTTCCTAAAATATGGCATTCCCCTAAAATTGTACTTTCTCGCCAATGAACGATTTTTCACCTTTAACAACGAATTGTAATACGATTTATCGTTATGTAAAATATATCCTAATGTCTCCTTTACAAAATCATCTGCTTCTATTAATTCATCTTCAAAATTATCAACTTTCATAAAATCATCAACTAATCCATAATCATAAAATCTAGTACCAAAAAATATGCTTCCCTCGTAAAAGCCCTGTATTTTGATATTTGTTCCTAATACTGGATGTCCCCTATATAATTCAGTTACATCTGTAACTAAACGATTATCTTTAAATCTCCAATTATCAGCAAGTTCATCCATCTCTAAACAAATTAAACTTTCTTGTGATAAATCATTCTCTGACAATAATTTATTTGATGATTTTTTTATCATCAACGACAAAGCTAGCATAATAGTGCTTTTCCCGCATCCATTTTCGCCTACTAATGCATACATTCCTTTTTGAGATGGAAGAAATAAATCTGCATACTGAATGTTTTTAATATTTTTTATTTCTAAATGAATACTCATATAAAACTCTCTATTCTTTTTAGTGCAAGTTTAACAAAAAGCCTTGATTTTACGGCATTTGCTAAATCGTTAATAGGTTACATATATTTACAAAACAGAGTTTTCTGGATATGAAGCGACTTCTAAGAGTCCATTTCTGATGATTTTAGGTACAATAAATAAAACGTCGTTTGTTTTTCCCTATGAAGGCTTTCTTGTTCTCCCAAATTCCTCCACAGTAACTAACCTCTCATATCTACCAGGATCACCTGCCTCTGCCGGGTCCTACATTCCTTCGTTCTGCTTATCCATAGTTGGGTGCTGCTTATGCTCCTACAGCAGGGTCTTTGCCCTATAAAAAATGTCAACGCAGCTACTAGCTCTACTTTGTTTTATATACTTTTACATTCCTGTTTCACAGCACCATTGACGGCGGACGCTTTCCTGTTTACAGTACTTCTTTCTTATGCGGCTATAACTCCTCTTTCATGATGAATATCTGACATCATTTTAAACCGGTCATAGTCCACACCTTTTGTTAATACCGCATAGAATATGCGAATTAACTTACAACTGACAGCAATCATTGCCTGTCTTCGTTTTAATGGATTTTTTACACGAGTCACATAATAATCATAGATTGTTCGAAACTCTTTGTTCCTTGCCAACAATGGTATCATTACCTGATACAAGATCTTTCTGAGTTTTCTTCTTCCTCGCTTGCTGATTCTCGATCTTCCCTTATGCTTTCCGGAACTGTTTTCTACTAATTCCAAACCGGCATACTTTTGGATCTGTTTCGGCGACTTAAAACGTCTTATATCACCTACTTCAGCAATAAATCCTGCTATTGTAACACTTCCTACTCCTTTAATGGCGAGTAACTTCTCCACATGCTGTACTTTCCGAATAGTCTCTTCCAGTACCTTATTCACAGCTTCCAGTTGTGAAGTCCATAATTGATGTTCCTCAAGCAGCATACATAACTCACTTCTTGTTCCAATTCCTCCATACAGACCAACACTATTGTGTGCAGCTTCTACCAGGTTCTTTGCCCTATCTTCTGTAACGCCTCTGCCACGCATCTTCTTATCGTGCCAGATCTTTCGGATTCCTTCTACTCCAAGTGCAATTACATCCTTCGGCAATGGTGCTTTTTCAAGCACCGCCAAACCACTTGCGGCATCAAATCTTGTATATAATCCCAGATACTCCGGGAAGTGTATTGCAAGCCATCTCTGGATTCTGTTTGCAGATATGTTATGCTGCTTCATAATAATCCTGTCACGGCTGTATACCAAATCTCTTATCTCGGCATAAATGTCCTCTGGCATGTATGGAATCGAATATCTTCCATCCACTACCAGCTTTGCGATTGTTTTTGGATCCTTTAAATCTATTTTCTTTGGACTATTATCATCAAGTTCCTTGATCTTCTTAACAGAGAATGGATTGACCATTACCAATGTTTTCTGATGATCCTGTACATACTTTGCAAACGCAAACCAGTAATGACCAGTCGGCTCACAGCCAATCAGAACTGCAGTCTTTTTATTCTCATTTTCAGCTTTTCTGTCCAAAGCTGAAAGGAATTAAATCCTTCGATATCATTCTGAAATGAAAAAACTCGTTTTGTAAGCTCGCGCCCTCTGTTATCAAAAGCTCTTGCATAATGCGTCTGGCTTCCAATATCAACTCCAACAACCAATGTTGTATCTGTTGCTTGCTCAATTTTTTCATTCTGTGTATAATTCATGTTGAACCTCCGGTGTTTTGATTGTTTTGTTTACATCCGCCAAGATGCAACTCAATCATACCTTGAGGTTCTTTTTTATTCAATTGGCGCTTTTAATGAATTACAGGAATGCTCCATAATGTACATTTCCTTTATATAAATTCGATATATCAAAAATGTATAATATTGATTTCTACAACACCTTGATATTATTGTTAATTGAAATTAATTCTGCCACCTCATCAAGCTCAATAAATGTTATTTTTTTCCCAGAAAGTCTTGCCAAATGTCTTAATGTCCCTTTTAATGAAGCATCTATATATTGTGGAATTATTACAGCAATCATTTGGCAACGTGTATCTATCATTCCTTGTTCAACAAACTGGCGGATAATTTCTTGTCCTTCTCTAGAAGTTGATAATAATGGTTTCATAATTTTCCTATCATCAGAAGTCTTTTGTGAACGGTTTTCACTGTTCTTTTTTATAATACCTTTTA is a window from the Lachnospiraceae bacterium GAM79 genome containing:
- a CDS encoding AAA family ATPase, with product MSIHLEIKNIKNIQYADLFLPSQKGMYALVGENGCGKSTIMLALSLMIKKSSNKLLSENDLSQESLICLEMDELADNWRFKDNRLVTDVTELYRGHPVLGTNIKIQGFYEGSIFFGTRFYDYGLVDDFMKVDNFEDELIEADDFVKETLGYILHNDKSYYNSLLKVKNRSLARKYNFRGMPYFRKIGDKYISQYRMSSGESMLISLIDFINNLVVRNTGTDKLLFLIDEVELALHPSAIDRLVEILDGLVKKSSTELIVYFSTHSAELLHRIPSKNIFLLENNGGNVVCTNPCYPNYAIRNLYVPNGFDFLLLVEDMLAKALVEKVIRNNRFGNSKLICVLPAGGCNQMLQLHHDMITYNTLGVGKRIISIYDGDVKKEISKKKEYKNLHKCFLPIPSIEKYLKTKLVDIPDPIFIKLIGDKYFTQRSLQSILLDYKNDPRTKIKGDNDGKNLYKVLTANLYKVGIDEDHFILYLCDDIFDYEDLNKFINTLNSLLY